The DNA region GCTTGGAGGCGCCGGGGTCAACTACATCCTCGGTGTACCCACCAGCGACGACATCATGCTGAACTATCAGACCAACGCTTATCATGATGTCAATGCCGTGCGGGAAATTTTGGGGAAGCGTCCGATTCGGGAGTTCGAACTCTGGCTGGAAAAGATGGGGATTATGGAGGACGGCAAACTGACCGGCCGTGCGGGCGATCCCACCATTTTTGTGAAAAGGAGGTGACCGGGCGTGCTCGATGAAAAACTGGTCGAACAGATTGTGGAGGAGGTGCTTGCCGGATTGCGCCCGAAGGCTGTGGGACCGCCGAAACAGACGGACCGTCCAAAGTGCAAAGCCGCCGAAGACCGGGCGGCGCTTCCGCCGCTGAGCGCGCCGCCCGTCCATCCGGCTTTGGAAGAAAAGCGGGAGGCAGGCGCGCTTGATCTGGCTTCTCCGCAAGCGAAAGCGGAGATCCTGCTTCGGTCGCCGCAGGATCCGGATGCGCTTTTACGGATGAAAGCGCGCACCACCGCGCGCATCGGGGTTGGGCGCTGCGGTCCGCGGCTCAATACCCGCACGCTGTTGACGCTGCGCGCTGACCATGCGGCGGCGCGGGATGCCGTATTCACAGATGTGGATCAGGCGATGCTAGACCGATTGGGGCTGTTCACGATTCAGACGCGGTGCCGGGATAAGAATGAATTCCTGACCCGGCCGGATCTTGGGAGGCAGTTCGACGAAGAAACGCTCGCGGGTCTGCGCGAAAAATGTGTGCGGACCCCCGACATACAGATCTATGCGGCCGATGGGCTGTCCTCCACAGCGGTGAACGAGAACCTGCCGAATATCCTGCCGGTGCTTCTGGAAGGGCTGCCGGCCAAGGGATTCAAGGTGGGTACGCCATTTTTCGTCCGCTATGGCAGGGTGCCCGCAATGGATCAGGTTTCGGAAACGCTCGGCGCGGCGGTTACCTGTGTGCTGCTTGGAGAGCGCCCCGGGCTTGCAACGGCGGAAAGCATGAGCGCCTACATTGCCTACAAAGCGACGGTTGGCATGCCGGAGGCGCGGCGCACAGTGGTTTCCAACATCCATCGAGCAGGTATTTCGGCGGTGGAAGCGGGCGCGTATATCTGTGACGTAATTGAAGCGATCCTTGCTGCGAAAGCCAGCGGCGTGGATCTCAGAAAATAGGAGGCGAAAAGATGACGGGAGATCCCATTCAAACCACAGTGCTTTCCGCCCGGATGATCCCGAATGCTGATCCCATGCTCCTGAAAGCGCTGCGGGTGCCGCAGGGGCTGCGCAGCTTGGGAATCCTCACGACCGACAGCGACGACGTTTCCTATGCGGCGCTTGACGAGGCCACAAAAAAGGCGCGGGTGCGGGTCGCCTATGCGAAGAGCATGTACGCGGGTTCCGCCAATGCGAACACCCGGTTAGCGGGGGAGTTTATCGGCATTCTTGCGGGACCGGACCCGGCGGAAATCCATGCCGGGCTGCAGGCGGCGGTGGACTTCATCAAGCACGACGCCTGCTTTTACAGTGCCTGCGGGGATGATTCGGTGGTGTATTTCGCACACTGTATTTCCCGCACGGGTTCGTACCTCTCGAAACAGGCGAAAGTACCGGAGGGCGGCGCAATGGCTTATCTGATCGCGCCGCCGCTGGAAGCAATGGTCGGAATTGACGCGGCGCTCAAAGCCGCGGATGTGGAGATGAGGATATTTTATGGCCCGCCAACCGAGACAAACTTCGCGGGAGGACTCCTGACCGGCGATCAGGCCGCCTGCAAAGCCGCTTGCGAAGCATTTGCGGATATGGTGTGTGCGGTTGCGCAAGCTCCGCTCATATATTAAGGGGGAATCGTAGAAATGACGCTGGATAAAGATCTGCAGTCGATTCAGCAGGTGCGCTGTCTTGTCGCCGCGGCGAAACAGGCGGCCGGGCAGCTTGCGCAAATGACACAGGAACAGCTCGATGTGATCATTCGGGAGATCGCCGCCGACTGTGCCGCCAATGCGCAGCGGCTGGCAAAGCTTGCAAATGAAGAAACCGGATTCGGCAACTGGCAGGATAAGGTTCTGAAAAATCTTCTCGGCAGTACGATGACCTACGATTATATCCGGGATATGCGGGTTGTGGGAATACTCAGCGAAAACCGGGAGAGAGGGCTGATGGAAATTGGCGTTCCGGTTGGGGTGGTCGCGGCCCTGATCCCGTCCAC from Anaerotruncus rubiinfantis includes:
- the eutC gene encoding ethanolamine ammonia-lyase subunit EutC, which gives rise to MLDEKLVEQIVEEVLAGLRPKAVGPPKQTDRPKCKAAEDRAALPPLSAPPVHPALEEKREAGALDLASPQAKAEILLRSPQDPDALLRMKARTTARIGVGRCGPRLNTRTLLTLRADHAAARDAVFTDVDQAMLDRLGLFTIQTRCRDKNEFLTRPDLGRQFDEETLAGLREKCVRTPDIQIYAADGLSSTAVNENLPNILPVLLEGLPAKGFKVGTPFFVRYGRVPAMDQVSETLGAAVTCVLLGERPGLATAESMSAYIAYKATVGMPEARRTVVSNIHRAGISAVEAGAYICDVIEAILAAKASGVDLRK
- the eutL gene encoding ethanolamine utilization microcompartment protein EutL — its product is MTGDPIQTTVLSARMIPNADPMLLKALRVPQGLRSLGILTTDSDDVSYAALDEATKKARVRVAYAKSMYAGSANANTRLAGEFIGILAGPDPAEIHAGLQAAVDFIKHDACFYSACGDDSVVYFAHCISRTGSYLSKQAKVPEGGAMAYLIAPPLEAMVGIDAALKAADVEMRIFYGPPTETNFAGGLLTGDQAACKAACEAFADMVCAVAQAPLIY